Proteins from a single region of Orcinus orca chromosome 20, mOrcOrc1.1, whole genome shotgun sequence:
- the ZNF428 gene encoding zinc finger protein 428 produces the protein MTETREPADTGGYASLEEDDEDLSPGPEHSSDSEYTLSEPDSEEEEDEEEEEEETTDDPEYDPGYKVKQRLGGGRGGPSRRAPRAAQLPGPPAQPCQLCGRSALGEAPPGTPPCRLCCPATAPQEAPAPESRALGEEEEEPPRAGEGRPAGRGEEGEGEEEEEEEEGGAYHCTECEDSFDNLGELHGHFMLHARGEV, from the exons ATGACAGAAACCCGTGAGCCAGCTGACACTGGAGGCTACGCCAGCCTGGAGGAAGACGATGAGGACCTCTCTCCAG GCCCCGAGCATTCCTCTGACTCCGAATACACTCTCTCAGAGCCGGACTCCgaagaggaagaagatgaggaggaggaggaagaggagaccaCTGATGACCCCGAATATGACCCCGGCTACAAGGTGAAGCAGCGCCTgggggggggccgggggggccCATCCCGCCGGGCCCCCCGTGCAGCCCAGCTCCCgggccccccagcccagccctgccagctCTGTGGCCGCTCCGCCCTTGGGGAGGCCCCACCGGGCACCCCACCTTGCCGGCTCTGCTGCCCCGCTACAGCCCCCCAGGAAGCGCCAGCTCCTGAAAGCAGGGCCCtcggggaggaagaggaggagccgCCTCGGGCTGGGGAGGGCCGACCagctgggaggggggaggagggggagggggaggaggaggaggaggaggaggagggcggcGCCTACCACTGTACCGAGTGCGAGGATTCCTTTGACAACCTCGGGGAGCTGCACGGGCACTTCATGCTGCATGCCCGGGGTGAGGTGTAG